DNA sequence from the Paenibacillus physcomitrellae genome:
ATTGATACAGAAGGAACATCCGGATTTGATCGTCGTAGAAGCAACGGGTGCTGCAAATCCGATGGAGCTTCTGGACGGGGTGACGGAGACAGCGCTGTATATGAAGCTGGACATCAGACCGCTGATTACGGTAGTGGATTCCGCTTATTTGATGGAGCTGTTCGATCGTCAGCAGGGGAAAACCTACCGGCTTATGCAGGAGCAAATTCGCTGTGCATCCGTCCTGATCCTGAACAAGACCGATTTGCTGGACAGCTCGCGCATGCAGGAGCTCCTGAAGCTGCTGAACCAATCCAATCCTTACGCGAAGAAGATTCCGGCTGTAAAATGCGAGGTCGATCTGGCAGAGTTGCTGGTTGAAGGAGAAGGCGCACAGGGGGCTACAGACGAGGCCGGTGATCAGAACCTTTCTCAAACTCATTCTCATTATGGTCAAAGCGATAGCCATAATCATAATTATACTCATAACCACAGCCACAGCAGCCATTCCCATGATCATTCACACGAACATTCTCATGACCATGGACAAGACCCTCATGGGCATGATCATCATCATACTCACAGCCATGTGATGGTCCATACGCATTACTTAAGCGGCCCTGTGGACAGCAAAGCTTTTGAACAGCTGATTGCCGAGCTGCCCCGGGACGTCTATCGGGCTAAAGGCGTACTGACCTTTTCCGATACGAGCAGCCGCTTCTTATTTCAATATGCTTATCGAGAGCCGGATTTCATGAAGATTACGCCGCAGGGAGACATCCCGGATGTCGTTGTTTTTATAGGCGAGCATTTTGATAAAGAGGAGCTGTCTGAAAAGCTGAAAGCTCTTGAGGCGGGTACGCTGCTTGCCGAATAAGTGTTTCAAGAAAGCTCCAACAAGGTAATAACACTACGTTGAAGTTAAGGTTTAGTCCCTTTCAATGATCAAATCCAGAATGCTGAAGGAGGAGAACATGATGATGAATCCAAACCCTTATCGAGAGTGTATCGAAGCATGCCTGGAGTGCATGAATGCCTGTAATTATTGTTACATATCCAGCTTGAAAGAATATGATCTTGCCATGCTTAGAGATTGCATTCGTATGGATCGTGAATGTGCAGAAATTTGTATGTTTGCGGCCGATGCTTTGTCACGAGAATCCGTCTTTGCGGCCGAGATTTGCCAGCTTTGCGCTAAAGTGTGTATGGCTTGCGCCGAAGAATGCAGTCATCATGAACATGAACATTGCAAAAAATGTGCCGAGGCCTGCCGCCGCTGCGCGGATGCCTGCCTGTCAATGGCTGCCTGATGGCTAGTCTGCCTGACGGGCTGACCGCATGTCACGGTCCAGATTAATCATGGGCCAGAAGGCCCAATTGGATAAATCCGGTTATTATCTGGTGAAAACTGGGGATTGACCGGGTTTATTTTTTTGCCTCCATTGGCGGGAAATGCCCGAAAACGCTGCTCTATCAAGGGAAAATTTAACTCACTAATTATGATAAAAGTTGTCAACAATATTCATGACGAAAGTGAATTTTCATTTGATTGAGAAAGAAAGCGCTTTGAATTAACATGGAATCAAGGATAAGACTTAATGAAATCTATCCTACCTAGTTTTGATTTAAGGGGAGGCTCCTAAAATGGCAACATCTGCAGTAAGCGAAAACAAAAGCGGAGGATTAAGGGTTGGCGTTCAAAAGTTTGGTCGTCTGCTAAGCGGAATGGTTATGCCGAATATCGGCGCTTTTATCGCCTGGGGCTTGATTACAGCCCTGTTTATCCCGACCGGCTGGATTCCTAACGAGTATCTGGCAAAACTGGTTGATCCTACTATCAAATATTTGCTTCCACTCCTGATCGGTTACACCGGCGGGGAAATGATTCACGGTAAACGCGGTGCCGTTATCGGCGCGATCGCGACCATAGGCGTTATTATCGGTTCAGACATTCCGATGTTCCTTGGCGCTATGATCGTGGGTCCGATTGCCGCCTGGATCTTGAAGCAGTTTGACCGTGCGGTCGACGGCAAAATCCGCGCCGGCTTTGAAATGCTGGTGAACAACTTCTCGATTGGTATTATCGGCGGTTTGATTATGCTCGGAACTTATTCCGGTATCGGTCCTGCCGTTGAAGCTTTGACTACCGTTCTTTCGAACGGTGTAGAATTCCTGGTGAACAAGAACCTGCTTCCGCTCGTAAACATCATCATTGAACCTGCGAAAGTGCTGTTCCTGAACAATGCGATTAACCACGGTATCCTGAGTCCAATTGCTGTTGAAGAATCGGTACGTACGGGTAAATCCATCCTGTTCATGCTCGAATCGAACCCGGGCCCTGGCCTTGGCGTATTGCTGGCTTACTGCCTGGTTGGCAGAGGTTCGGCGAAACAATCTGCTCCAGGCGCAGTGATCATTCACTTCCTGGGCGGTATTCATGAAATCTATTTCCCTTACATCTTGATGAACCCTCGCCTGATCCTGGCTGTTATGGCCGGCGGCGTATCCGGTACATTTATGTTCCAGCTGCTCGGTGCAGGTTTGACTGGTCCGGCTTCTCCAGGCAGTATCATTGCTTATTTCCTGGTAACGCCTAAAGGCGGCTACTTGGCCATGATCGCCGGTGTAGTTGTAGCTGCTGTTGTCTCTTTCCTTCTGTCGGTATTGCTGCTCAAAACAACGAAACAGAAAGAGACCGACAACATTGAAGAAGCTGCAGCAAAAATGAAAGACATGAAAGCTGCCGGCGTAACGAAAACAGCTGCTGAGACAACTGGCGCGAACCAAGCCATCAACGATGCGGTAGTTCAATTGAATCCAGAAGACGTTCACAAGATCGTCTTTGCCTGCGACGCAGGTATGGGTTCGAGTGCGATGGGTGCTTCGGTGCTTAGAAAGAAAATGCAGCAAGCTAATGTGGATGTAACAGTTGTAAACTCGGCCATCAGTGAAATTCCTTCTGATGCGGACATCGTCATCACGCAGAAAACGTTGACGGACCGGGCGAAAGCGAAAATCCCTACAGCTGAGCATATTTCTATCGACAACTTCCTGAAGAGTCCTGAATATGACAAGCTTGTAGATCGTCTTAAAGATTAATTGAGATGAACAAGAGAAAGCGCCGGCGGAAGCCGGCGTTATTCTCCATTTTTACAGGAGGTGCGGCGTGAACCAACTCACCGCAAGGCAAAGGCAGATTCTGACGTTTTTGCTTGATAGGAAAGAAGAAACGACAGCCGCTGAAATTGCCGAAGAAGCTCGGGTGAGTGTCAGAACCGTTCACCGGGAGATGGAAGGGCTGGAGCAGTTTCTGGCCGATTTTGATCTCCACCTTAAGAAGAAGTCAGGTAAAGGAATCGAGCTTGAAGGGACTCAGGCGTCCATGGATAAGCTCGCCGCTATGCTAAAAGAAGAAAAACCGTCTGAATATACGGTAGAAGAACGAAAGATTTATATCCTGACTTCGCTGCTTCAAGCCGATGAGCCTGTCAAGCTGTTTACACTGGCTCATGCTTTAAAAGTAACGGTTCCCACAGTGACTAATGATCTCAACGAGCTTGAGCTCTGGATCAAGCGGTTCAGGCTGGAGCTTATTCGCCGGCGCGGGTACGGCGTGGAAATCGAAGGCCGGGAGGAAGACAAACGCAGAGCGATCTGCCAACTGGCCGAAGAAAATCTGGATCCTTCCGATCTGGTAGGCGCGAGCGAAAATTATCCTCCGCTGCTGCAGAAGCTGCTGAATCTGGCGGGCAAAGATTATTTTATGTTCGTGGAAAGCGCCTTGTGGAACAGAGGGTCGAAATGGCTGGATGAATTAAGTGAAAAGGCTTATACCCATCTGCTTATTTCCTTGTCCGTAGCCGTGTCCCGGATTCTTCAGGACAAGAAAGTGGAAGATAACAACGACGGGTCCGCGTTTTATGGCTTTCGGCCAAGAAATCTGGATGATGCCCAGGACATTGTTGCAGAGCTGTCCGAAGTATTGGATATTCCATTTTGCAGCTTTGAAACGAATTATATTGCCCTTATGCTGGATGCCCTACAGGATTCGGCTGCTTCGGAATATTTGACACAGGCCGATCTTCTTCATATGGAAATTGTTCAGCAGCTTATTAGGAGTGTGGCCGAGAAAACCGGCTATCCGCTGCAAGGCGACAAATCCTTGCGGGAAGGACTGCTCCAGCATATCGATCCGGCGCTCAAAAGGCTGCAGGAAGGCTCGCGAATCCGAAATCCGCTGCTGGCTTCCATAAGGAAAGATTACGAGCCTTTGTTTCAAACGGTTAAAGAAGCTGTAAGCGATCTGGATTCGGCTCTCGGTGTGCCTGATGAGGAGATCGGCTTTCTGGTGATGCATTTTGGTGCTTCTATTGAACGGCTGAAAAGACTCCAGCAGGATGTCCGGGCCATCCTCGTATGCAGCAGTGGAATCGGCTCGGCTAAGCTGCTTGCAACACGGCTGGCTAAAGAAATTCCGCAGATCGAAATCGTTAGAAACAGTTCCTGGTACGAAGCGGCCAGAATTCCCGAGGAAGATTACGATCTCATTATTTCAACCATTGATTTGCCGCTTCCGCAAAACCGTTACATCCGGCTTAGTCCTTTGCTCACCCGGGAAGATATTGAGCGGTTGATTGATTACATCAAAAATACAACCTTCAAGCAAATGGACGCCGGACGTAAGGCCGGGGGCCGTGAGGACAGGTCGGAAGAGAATTCAAGCTGGGCTGTAGGGCGGATTAAATCGCTGCATACTACGCTGACTGAAATCCTCGTTCTAATCGAGCAATTTCGGCTCGGAACTATTGACACAACAGGCCGAGACTTACATTATGCCCTGCTGGAAGCATGCCGGGCGCTTGCGGAAGATTCGATTCTGGATGATCCGGATAAGGTGACAAATCTTCTGCTGGAGAGAGAATTGCTGGGCAGTTTAATTATTCCCGACAGCTCTCTTGCGCTGTTCCATACGCGCAGCGCCCACATTTTGCAGCCCTCCCTGTCCCTGTACAGGCTGAGCCAACCTGTTCGAATGGATGGAGAAACCAATATACAGGTCATGTTGATCATGCTGGGACCCCGGGAGCTGCCGAAAGAATCGCTTGAGATCTTGAGCGAAATCAGTGCTCTTCTGCTCTGGCCGGATTTAATCCGGCTGATGGAGCAGGGGAGCGAGCAAGACATTAAACAGTTTCTAGCGACTGAATTAATGGGATTCTTCAAAAATAAAGTATAAACAAAGGTGGAGTTAAACATGAGTATACTGTCTAAAGAGAAAATTTTGTTGTCTGCAGCTGCAAAAGATAAATATGAAGCAATCCGCATTGCCGGTGAACTGCTGGTCAAAGCAGGCCATGTTGAACCGGCTTATGTGGATCGCATGATTGACCGTGAAAATATCGTATCGACCTATATGGGCAATGGTTTGGCCATTCCTCATGGAACTAAAGAAGGCAAAGACCTGATTCATTCGACCGGCTTGTCCATCGTTCGTTTCCCGGATGGCGTTGACTTTGACGGGGACGAACCGGCATTTGTAGTTATCGGCATCGCGGGTGCCGGCGGCGACCATATGCAGATTCTGACCAACGTGGCTATGATCTTCAGTGAAGATGAAAGCTTGGAGCAGGTCATGAACGCTCCTACTGAAGAAGCCATTATGGCGATCTTTGAAGGAGGCCTTGAAGACTGATGAAAGCCGTACATTTTGGAGCAGGAAATATCGGACGCGGTTTTATCGGACTGTTGCTTTCCCAGGCAGGTTATGAAGTTACTTTTCTGGACGTTAACGAGAATTTGGTGAATCATCTCAAGCAGAAACGCGAATATCCGGTTGTGCTGGCCAGCGATCAGCGCGAAACGATCATCGTTCGCAACGTAACGGGCATCAACAGTGCCACGGAAACAGAAGCGGCGGTTCAAGCCGTGGCTGAAGCTGACATCATTACAACGGCGGTGGGTGTTAACATTCTGAAGTTTATTGCTCCGACCATTGCGGAAGGTTTGAAAAAACGTCTGTCCAGCGGTTCTCCGGCTCCGCTGCATATCATTGCCTGTGAAAATGCCATCGGAGGCAGCACCCAGCTTAAAGAGCATGTGTATGGTCTGCTTGACGAAGCTACCCGCAGCAAGGCGGACAGTCTGGTAGCTTTCCCGGATGCGGCTGTTGACCGGATCGTTCCGCTCCAGCAGCACGACAATCCGCTTGAAGTGGAAGTGGAACCTTTTTACGAATGGGCTGTTGACACGTCCCAAATGATTCCAGGCTATACACCGATTGAAGGTATACATTATGTGGACCGGCTTGAGCCTTACATCGAACGTAAATTGTTCACAGTTAATACCGGTCACTGTTCAGCAGCTTACCGCGGTTATCTGAAGGGGTATGAACTGATCCAGCAAGCGATGGACGATCAGCAAATCGCCGATGAGCTGTACGGGGTTCTGAAAGAAACAGGCGCTGTAATGGTAGCTAAACATGGCTTTGACGCGGCGGAACATGAAGCCTATATTCAAAAAATCATGGAGCGCTTCCGCAATCCGGCGCTGAAGGATGAGGTTAACCGGATCGGCAGATCGCCAATCCGCAAGCTGTCGCCGAACGACCGTCTGGTATCTCCGGCACTGCAGGCTTTTGACCGCGGTTTGTCTTATGACGGATTAGCCAAGTCCATGGCAGCCGCTCTGCTGTTTGACGTTCAGGAGGACCCTGAAGCTGTACAGATCCAGCAGACGCTGAACGAACGCGGCGCCTCTGAAACCTTGACTCACTTTACGGGGATCCCGGCGGATCATCCGGTGCATCTGGCGGCCATCAAGCATTATGAGCAGCTCAAGCAAGCTGTTAAATAAGCGGAAATGAAATGATTTGGTGATTAAAGAAAGTCAGCTTCAATTGAGAAGAAGTCCCCCGCGCGGCAGCGAAGGGGGCTTCTTGTTTTTTCAGGGAGGCTTGTGTTCCTAGGAGAGTGTTCTTAGGAGAGTGTTCTTTAGTGTGTGTTCTTTAGTCTGTATTCTTTGGTCTGTGTTATGATAGAGGCAGCTATAAGAGAAGAAGGCAGGGATACATTCGATTGAACTGAGGGGAAACAATGATTCGTTTTGACGAGTTGTGGGATTATAACCGGCCTGAACATACAGAACAGAAATTCCTTGAAATTGCGGAGCAGTCTAAGAATAACGGAGATGCCGGATACATAGCTGAATTATGGACGCAGATCGCGAGAGCGCAAGGTCTTCAAGGCAGGTTTGAAAGCGCCAATGTCTCACTTGACCAGGTTCTTGTCCTGCTTGGAGAAG
Encoded proteins:
- a CDS encoding PTS sugar transporter subunit IIA: MSILSKEKILLSAAAKDKYEAIRIAGELLVKAGHVEPAYVDRMIDRENIVSTYMGNGLAIPHGTKEGKDLIHSTGLSIVRFPDGVDFDGDEPAFVVIGIAGAGGDHMQILTNVAMIFSEDESLEQVMNAPTEEAIMAIFEGGLED
- a CDS encoding four-helix bundle copper-binding protein, yielding MMNPNPYRECIEACLECMNACNYCYISSLKEYDLAMLRDCIRMDRECAEICMFAADALSRESVFAAEICQLCAKVCMACAEECSHHEHEHCKKCAEACRRCADACLSMAA
- a CDS encoding BglG family transcription antiterminator, which encodes MNQLTARQRQILTFLLDRKEETTAAEIAEEARVSVRTVHREMEGLEQFLADFDLHLKKKSGKGIELEGTQASMDKLAAMLKEEKPSEYTVEERKIYILTSLLQADEPVKLFTLAHALKVTVPTVTNDLNELELWIKRFRLELIRRRGYGVEIEGREEDKRRAICQLAEENLDPSDLVGASENYPPLLQKLLNLAGKDYFMFVESALWNRGSKWLDELSEKAYTHLLISLSVAVSRILQDKKVEDNNDGSAFYGFRPRNLDDAQDIVAELSEVLDIPFCSFETNYIALMLDALQDSAASEYLTQADLLHMEIVQQLIRSVAEKTGYPLQGDKSLREGLLQHIDPALKRLQEGSRIRNPLLASIRKDYEPLFQTVKEAVSDLDSALGVPDEEIGFLVMHFGASIERLKRLQQDVRAILVCSSGIGSAKLLATRLAKEIPQIEIVRNSSWYEAARIPEEDYDLIISTIDLPLPQNRYIRLSPLLTREDIERLIDYIKNTTFKQMDAGRKAGGREDRSEENSSWAVGRIKSLHTTLTEILVLIEQFRLGTIDTTGRDLHYALLEACRALAEDSILDDPDKVTNLLLERELLGSLIIPDSSLALFHTRSAHILQPSLSLYRLSQPVRMDGETNIQVMLIMLGPRELPKESLEILSEISALLLWPDLIRLMEQGSEQDIKQFLATELMGFFKNKV
- a CDS encoding CobW family GTP-binding protein, whose protein sequence is MKASDETYVTPIYILSGFLGSGKTTLLAKLIDYWQEAGLKPAVIMNELGDVNLDGLLVKQEVPMEEMLGGCICCSIRGDLGVTIHELIQKEHPDLIVVEATGAANPMELLDGVTETALYMKLDIRPLITVVDSAYLMELFDRQQGKTYRLMQEQIRCASVLILNKTDLLDSSRMQELLKLLNQSNPYAKKIPAVKCEVDLAELLVEGEGAQGATDEAGDQNLSQTHSHYGQSDSHNHNYTHNHSHSSHSHDHSHEHSHDHGQDPHGHDHHHTHSHVMVHTHYLSGPVDSKAFEQLIAELPRDVYRAKGVLTFSDTSSRFLFQYAYREPDFMKITPQGDIPDVVVFIGEHFDKEELSEKLKALEAGTLLAE
- a CDS encoding mannitol-1-phosphate 5-dehydrogenase; this translates as MKAVHFGAGNIGRGFIGLLLSQAGYEVTFLDVNENLVNHLKQKREYPVVLASDQRETIIVRNVTGINSATETEAAVQAVAEADIITTAVGVNILKFIAPTIAEGLKKRLSSGSPAPLHIIACENAIGGSTQLKEHVYGLLDEATRSKADSLVAFPDAAVDRIVPLQQHDNPLEVEVEPFYEWAVDTSQMIPGYTPIEGIHYVDRLEPYIERKLFTVNTGHCSAAYRGYLKGYELIQQAMDDQQIADELYGVLKETGAVMVAKHGFDAAEHEAYIQKIMERFRNPALKDEVNRIGRSPIRKLSPNDRLVSPALQAFDRGLSYDGLAKSMAAALLFDVQEDPEAVQIQQTLNERGASETLTHFTGIPADHPVHLAAIKHYEQLKQAVK
- a CDS encoding PTS mannitol transporter subunit IICB → MATSAVSENKSGGLRVGVQKFGRLLSGMVMPNIGAFIAWGLITALFIPTGWIPNEYLAKLVDPTIKYLLPLLIGYTGGEMIHGKRGAVIGAIATIGVIIGSDIPMFLGAMIVGPIAAWILKQFDRAVDGKIRAGFEMLVNNFSIGIIGGLIMLGTYSGIGPAVEALTTVLSNGVEFLVNKNLLPLVNIIIEPAKVLFLNNAINHGILSPIAVEESVRTGKSILFMLESNPGPGLGVLLAYCLVGRGSAKQSAPGAVIIHFLGGIHEIYFPYILMNPRLILAVMAGGVSGTFMFQLLGAGLTGPASPGSIIAYFLVTPKGGYLAMIAGVVVAAVVSFLLSVLLLKTTKQKETDNIEEAAAKMKDMKAAGVTKTAAETTGANQAINDAVVQLNPEDVHKIVFACDAGMGSSAMGASVLRKKMQQANVDVTVVNSAISEIPSDADIVITQKTLTDRAKAKIPTAEHISIDNFLKSPEYDKLVDRLKD